The Obesumbacterium proteus DNA window ACAACCGCCTGATAGTTTTCGATCTTGCCGCCTTTAATCACGATCCAATGCGAAAGCATGCCGCGCGGCGCTTCTTCAAAACCGACGCCGCGATACTCTTTATCTTCCAAAATTTCAGGCTTGATAAAGGCAACGTGATCGCCTTTGCCGATGTTGTCGATCAGCGCCTGCCACTGTTGCAACAGGGTATCTTTCAGTACGCAGCACCGCACCGCACGGCCAATGATGCGTCCCATGGTGGAATGCAACTGCTCGGTTTGTAATGCTTTGCCATTCAGCGTTTTATACAGACCGTTCACTTCGTTGAAGTGTTTCACCGTATCAGGATGCTTAGCCGCCAGTTTCACCAGCAGATCGGCCAGCGGGCCGACTTCTACCACTTTGCCGTAGAAGGTTGGGGATTTAACCCATGAGTACTTACCTTCATCCTGCCAGCCGGTGTAGTTCGGTTCAGTTTTGCCTTCCCATGGTTTCAAGATTGCATCGTCTTTATACCAAGAGTGTTTACAGCTTTCGGCAATACCGTCGATCAACCATTCATCCCGGTGGCTGGTGATTGGGCGATAGTTAGCCATATCACCATTTTCAATGTAGCCACCCGGCAACAGGAAGCTGCCGCCTTTGGCGTCAGTTGGCAGCTCAGGCACGCTTAAATAGTGCTTCGCGCCTTCGCCCAATGACAGCCATTCTGGGTAGTTTGCCGCAATAATTGCCGCATCCACTTTGTAAACCTGCTCAATGAACTCACCCAGACGTTCAATAAACATTTTCACATACATCAAACGTTCCAGATTCAGCACGCTTGGCGCATCCAAATTGATTGGGTTAGCCACGCCACCCACGGCCAAGTTTTGGATATGTGGGGATTTACCGCCTAAAATCGCCACCACGCGGTTGGCATCGCGCTGGCATTCAAGCGCTTGCAGATAGTGGGCAACCGCAATCAGGTTCACTTCTGGCGATAGTTTCATCGCCTTGTGGCCCCAATAGCCGTTGGCAAAAATACCCAGTTGACCACTGGCCACCAAGTCGCGGATTTTCTGCTGTACCTTGGTGAACTCTTCCGAGCTATTCAGAGACCACGTTGAAACACCTTTCAGCATGGCTTCGCATTTTTTAGGATCGGCGTTCAGCGCGGAGGTGATGTCCACCCAGTCCAGCGCCGACAGCTGATAAAAATGCACAATGTGGTCATGGATGCTGTGCGCTGCCACGATCAAATTACGGATATGCTGCGCATTCACCGGTACTTCAGCGCCGATCGCATTTTCCACCGCGCGCACTGAAGCAATCGCGTGAATGGTGGTACATACGCCACAAATACGCTGAACAATCATCCACGCATCGCGTGGGTCGTTACCTTTAACAATCTCTTCCATCCCGCGCCACATGGTGCCGGATGACCAAGCCTTGGTGACTTTGCCGTTTTCAATTTCGCAGTCAATGCGTAGATGGCCCTCGATACGGGTGATCGGGTCGATAGTGATACGTTGGCTCATACTTTAGCTTTCCCTCGGGCCTGATAATCTTTATGTACACGTTCAAGCGATGGCAACACCGGTAAAATCCGGATTAGCAACAAATAGGCACAGACTTCAATCGCCACAAAGCCGACTGAAATCAGAAGTTCTTCTGACGTTGGGAAATAGTGATAACCATTGCCCGGATTGAACGCCAGCAGTGAGTAGTTCATACGCCACAGCGCAGCACCCAGCAGCATACTCAGCGCGCCAAGGAACAGCATGCGCGAATCGCGGCGGAATCTATCCCAATGGAATACCAGCAGCGGGAAGAGCATCAGCCCAATTTCGCACCAGAATGAAATGGAATAGCGGTTCCACTGTGAGAGGTACTCTGACTTATCTCGCAGCACAATTTCCGCGAAGCGCAGCGCAACGAACAGGATCAGGAAAATATCGATAACCTGCGTCAGCCGATAGAACAGCGGTTTTTCATTCGGGCCTTTACCTGCTAACCCAGCCTGTACCAGCGAGCCTTCAAACACCACGATGGAGAAGCCCATAATGAATGCCGTAAGCAATGAGAACACCGGCAGCAGCTCGTAGCTTTGCCATAGCGGATGAATTTTATTCCCCGCGGCAATCATCAACGATCCCATTGAAGATTGGTGCATAGTTGGCAACAGAGCGCCCAGTGCCAGAATGAAGAACATGATTTTATTCAGCCACTTCATTGGCACTTTCCAGCCAAATTTCTCCAGTACGACGGGCGCAAACTCCAGCGCCATCACGCCGATATACACCGTCATACATACCGCGGTTTCAAACAGCACCGACGACGTATTGAAGTGTCCTGGCAGATAGAAATAAGGCAGGTTCCAGTAACGGCCCACGTCAATGGTGATCGATAATCCCCCTAACGAATAACCGAACAGGCTCGCCAACAGCGCGGGACGAACCAGCGGGTGATATTCACCCCGGTTGAAAACATATACCGCCCACGCTAGCGCCCAACCGCCACAGGCAAAACCTGTACCGATCAGCAGGTCGAATGAAATCCACAGTCCCCACGGATAACCGCCGTTCAGATCGGCAACGGAGCCAATCCCGAAGATCAAACGCTTGAGGATGAAAATGCCGCATAGCACCACGAAGGG harbors:
- the hybC gene encoding hydrogenase 2 large subunit → MSQRITIDPITRIEGHLRIDCEIENGKVTKAWSSGTMWRGMEEIVKGNDPRDAWMIVQRICGVCTTIHAIASVRAVENAIGAEVPVNAQHIRNLIVAAHSIHDHIVHFYQLSALDWVDITSALNADPKKCEAMLKGVSTWSLNSSEEFTKVQQKIRDLVASGQLGIFANGYWGHKAMKLSPEVNLIAVAHYLQALECQRDANRVVAILGGKSPHIQNLAVGGVANPINLDAPSVLNLERLMYVKMFIERLGEFIEQVYKVDAAIIAANYPEWLSLGEGAKHYLSVPELPTDAKGGSFLLPGGYIENGDMANYRPITSHRDEWLIDGIAESCKHSWYKDDAILKPWEGKTEPNYTGWQDEGKYSWVKSPTFYGKVVEVGPLADLLVKLAAKHPDTVKHFNEVNGLYKTLNGKALQTEQLHSTMGRIIGRAVRCCVLKDTLLQQWQALIDNIGKGDHVAFIKPEILEDKEYRGVGFEEAPRGMLSHWIVIKGGKIENYQAVVPSTWNSGPRNTNDEPGPYEQALIGTPIEDIEKPLEVVRTVHSFDPCMSCAVHVVDTRGGEVTKVKVL